TTTtattgctgtatttcatgtttgatggactaatattgctccgtaaaggtgattttgatgacgtaagatgtctctaggataatttttttaaaggcagaattttgggcggcacgTCActttttgggggatccctacttaaacagtactactgtactgttgatAACTGTGAGGGGACATAGGAAAAGGAACCTATAGTAGTTAGACACAGAGTTTAAGTTGTGCTAACCAAAGAATTCCACAACTTGCCAGCTATtcatatttcaaatttcaagtcaaacTCAGTTGTTTTATAAAGCTATAAAGAATTGAAATACACATGTGTAATTTCGTAATGTATGTAATTTACTATACTTACCTACCAATAAACAGAAGTTCACTGACTTACTGAAAAGTTAAAAAATCTATGTAGGTCCATGCCcctacacataattatgtgtatgttGCTATACCATACTATCAGATGCATACTTTGtcattatagctatactcaCTCACCAATGCACAAATAACTGCATGTACGCAAAAAACACTGATGTGATTGTAGGTCATCAATAGGTAATGGTCTACTTTATGACCTTTTAATGTTGATTGTCATGGTCTTATGCCATGTTGATGATCCAGTGACTATTAAGTATTCATATTATCAACAGtgctacatgcacacatgctGATTCATTAATTATTAGTACCTATGAGTAAGCTGTGTATATTTCTTTTGTTCATAGAGAAATTGCTGATTGATAAAAGTAACCACGTACAATCCAGTAATTGTTACCTTATTGAAATGATGCCATGAGTGATGGGATGAGCTACAGGATACCAGGCGAATGATTATATTCATAGATTGAGGAAATTTTCTTGTTAAACCTACAGTAGATCAGTCGACAAAAGTAATTACTATAAATCAGGACCATAACAAAAGGGGACAGTGTTAGTTATCATACTAGACCAAATAAAACCAGCAACCTCTAAGGACCTTTTGTGTTTTCTAACCTATGCAATAGCATGCTAGGCATTTATTATGCACCATGTAGTTATGTACTGTCTTGGTGTAAAGGGGTAATGTTTTTGTAAACCAACCATCATGGGGATTTTCTTGTTATTCCTTGACCTATCAGTTTACATGCATAACAGGAAATACTCAGTAGAAACCAGACATGGTTTTGAAGCCCGATAAGGGAAAGGTCATGTACATGTTTATTGAACATAATTCCCTTAGAAATCCCCAGGTTTATTGATATAAACATATGGTTCTAGTCTTCCACTACCTCACTTCTTCCATCATGTTGATAAAAACCTTCCATAGTATTGTACTGCTATACTTGTAGTAGTCTGATATTTCAATATATTATTGGCTTCGTAATAGGGCTGAAACAATTACTGCAAATACTCAAGTACTCGTTAAGAATTTTGATACGCGGACAGTAAAATTGGTATTCAAGTActcattaagatcacatgacccagctcacatgatgtatttaccatcagggagtgacacaatgaaggctatagTTTGTTTGGCATCAtttcttgtcaggaacactaacatcagtactttaatacagtgtgtgtatcattgttgttacttgaataGCTGTAAACTGCTTagtcagtataaaacatgtcacatggatatgactacaagtagctagtattcatgagtacttgatcgttaactctagagagcaCTCGGATACTAAAACACCATGATCATTTCAGCTCTAGTTCTTAACATGTTGACTGTGAACAGTCTGCAACATGAGTAATATCTTGACTTGTCTGACACAATGTGTAAGATACCAGATGAACCTTTGTGTACATTCATGAATGGCCACATAATTGGCTTTCAATTGAATTGGTGAGTTACACAGCACACAGCCAGTTTTCTTGTTCTTTGTACACTGGATTGTTTGTTGCTATCTTCAGGGAAAGGCCTCCAATTAGTTTCCAGGATGCCTTGTTTGGCAACTCTATATGAACTCCTTGGCTGAAGCAAGTTAATCTTTAGCATAATACTCTACTATAACCTTGCTTTCGCAAGTGTAGGACACCATAGCATTTGTTATTCTGAAGATACGCAAGCTTGTTGGGAAAGCCTAATGTCATGAGAAATTCTGCTTTCCAGTTTCTGAAATTTCCAATAGTAGCCCCATTGGTATACAATGGTGTGTttacatatatgtgtgtgtgcgtgtgcgttgCCGTAATCTTTTAGCTTATTCTGTACTGTCTTAATTAATTTCTGGTTAGCTGTAATTGCACACAATGCACTCCTAGGTTTCCATGGGtgtagtaaatagatacatacCTCCAGTATGGTGTTCTCCTTAAATGGTTGATGTTTGAGGTCAAACAATCTAGATGATGtgttttttatagctgatcagAGACACCATTGTGTGGTGTAGTCAAGTCATCCAGGTCAGGTATTGGTCTACAATTCTTTCCTTTATGCAGTATTTAAAACTTTAGAACTTCAGTACCAGCAGTCTTGCTATAATTAAGAGACTTTATTAATGATGTCATGAAGTATATACCTAATAGGGATCTATACTCTACATTGAGATGGTCTTATAAACATTGCCACTAATTGTACTAGCTACATGCTATACCATTTGTTCGTCAATGCATGTGCATTGAATGCAactatgtatacatacaaatttttgaggtacaTGATTTTGTGAATTAGCAATGTTTTGTGGTTTCATTTTTGTGCATCATTGCTATTCACTCAGGTTACCTATTGTATAGCATACAGATATATCTTGATAATCATTAATTTTCAAGGCTGAAAATTTCGTGGACAGTTAAGCAGCCAGAGAATTGGTAAAAATTGTTGtatccctcaaaaatttgtacatatacggTATAGCAAAATTATTGGTCCTCGGTGTGTTTTACCCCTGCTACACGCAaggtatttgtgtgtgtgtgtgtgtgtgtgtgtgtgtgtgtgtgtgtgtgtgtgtgtgtgtgtgtgtgtgtgtgtgtgtgtgtgtgtgtgtgtgtgtgtgtgtgtgtgtgtgatttggtGTGTTTACCACAGTCATTCGTTGTCATTGGTGTGTTCAGTGGGTTTTAAATGGTGTGTTTAGTGTCAGGAGATCCAAATTAGTGTGACAGTAATTGCTAGTCATATTAGCTAGTATATATCACGCCACATTAATACACTTCTTTTGCTGGCATGTTTCTATTACAGATCTTAGCACCATAAACTAAAGCTATCCTGTACCTGAGCTGTCCATATCTGATGGTGTGCTTGCTTATCTGAACAAAACAAATGATGGTGGTTGTAGTAGTGACATGTTAACACACTtgacaaataaaactgtgtggcACCTTTGAATAAAGCAACAGTTAGTACTGTTTGTTCCTTGTTCTCTTAGAGCTTCCCTCCATCAATGGGAAGATCTGGCCGAGACAAAAAAATTCCTATATATACACTCTGGTGCTGTATGTGACACACTGACAAACTCCCACCTAGTTATAACAAAGGAAGTGTGCAATTCATCCTTAACCATAACATTAAAACACTATTGAAAAAGAAAGAAGAGGTATGCAAGGTTATCATTGTTCTTACATAATGTATCAAAGTGGTGAAATTAGATGCAAGGAATCGAGTCAGCAAATTTACTACGTCAGAGTTGGTATTCCAACGTTTGCATATAGAAGGAACATCAGTGACAagaactgtgatttaatattaggGATGGGTAATTATTTGGTTATCTTGACCATCATGATTATTTTGTTGGCAATAATTGACATCGTCCAATTTTCATCAGATAGTCAAAACTGGCAAGTATCGTGCAATAGTTGTGATAATCAAGGAAGTTTCAAAAAGTATAAATTGTTCATcttaaatttttatttatttttttgtaatatTGTTGTTACAGTGGACAAGTGGACAATAATCATGACAATCATGATGATGGCTCATGACAATAATCATATAACAGAAATGTCAGTATCATCCATCCCTATTAATACacgtacacaaaaaattggaattttcaacttggagtagggaccatagcacaccgataaaaagcactgaaacaagctggagtagtgcacagtaTTAAGAAGAAGTGTTattccctactgtgctcaagataccataatggaaatgcacagtagggatataacacttcttattgttttactgtgatttagtattgtgcactactccagcttgtttcagtactttttattgatgtactatatggtccctactctagtagtcgaaaattccaaaaaaaatttttgtgtacttgtatgttaactttttttgtaaaataaagttattatgactggtgagcccatgcatactgcatcaaaagaaagaaatggcactgtgcgccccagctatcaattatcatctgaaaagtgaagtacgcTTTGTTGTTAGttgtgttcagcctgttacacagcattacgatttgtactgtttgaaaagcacctctgcaatcaaaagtagccactatgaaaaatatggatgatttccattacgaaaggaagccattcaagtgctactgccaaattgacacctttcactgttggcaaagatgaatgggacacaaaggaggacactggtaagtccatgaagaaagcattgtacgtactgcaaggcatgtgtctggctgaagcgatgttgaacagaaTCAACCCTGTAACCTTAGCTGTATTGAGTTacgaaggaatcagtcagtcagtcagtcagtcagtcagtcagtcagttactagaaaattctatttaatatttttttcatagcaatttgttgaaagcatttcaggtcaatctgaaggcttgtttgggtttagttttaccggcaatactgcttcattgtcgtcagggaaaagtgaggctggtgtttgggtgatgttttttcatgggccgcACCCAAACCTTTgcggtccctactatacagtagtgTATGATACCTTTAAAAAAAGCTACGCATGCAACCACTAACTGAATTCTATAATTGCTTCAGACACATGTATCATACTTAATCAGTACTTCCTAGAAGTCCATATACATATGGTTGATAATTACATATAAGGGCATATCTATTATTAGTTGCAGAGCAGATTTTGTTAATGACAAAAAATCCCCTTCTTTAAGCCTTTAACCAACAAAATTAGATTTTGTTAAATCACATAGCACTTTTAAGGTGTCTGGAAAATACTATTTGTGTGTAGTGCAAACAGATGTAAGCTGTATGTACATGGAGATGTAacgtgtgtgtacgtgcatacATGCGTACGTGCgtattggggacctggtggcctggtgtcatctggggaagcagcccacccagctgtaacatcaatgggtacttgGTGTTTCCTGAGGAAGCAAATGCCcgactgtccttgtctcacttagtGGTGTTGAAGTTGATGTGAAACTCAGGGTTCCGTGacctctccatgagacctggataGTCCTCCTGCGGATTACTAGctctgccccaggaggatttgcctgcacaagactcaagcatctgagtggtacacaggcaTCCTTTAGTGCTGGTTCACTAGGAGGCAATAACTGTCCTTTGCACAGTTgccgtaggctttgcttttaggctttgtgtgtgcgtgtgcgtgtgtgtgtgtgtgtgagagagagagagagagatgaagtgatgtggtgtggtgtgtagcACTATCCTTTGAtctacatatactgtatgaaGAGTTGCATACATGTGGAAACTTCTTTTACAGTCTATGATGAATTAAAGGCAAAATCATGCAGCTCATAGATGTGTAATACTCTCTAGCTCTTCTGCTTAAAAGACTCCCCAAAAAATTGAAAGGAGGTTCCTCTAAAATAGTGAGGAACCCTATAAATTTTACTAGAACTGACACATATTTAAATTCTTTCCTACCCTCTGCTATCAATTTGTGAAATTCTCTACCCAATTCATTAGTTGAACTGGATAATTTAAATCAGTTTTATTCTTATACCTCTACCCAACAGACTGATTTTATGTATGATTATCTGTAGTGTGTTTATACTCTTTCTGTGAGTTCTACACAGTaattaacaataacaataatgaaTATTTGCAATACATAGAAGCAAAGTGGACTAAAAATTTCTGAACTTTTGTTGCAAAGACTGCATGGGTATAATTATGTGTACGTATAGGAGATTATTGTGGACTCAGGGAAGTCACACCAAATGGAAATGTATTTAGTGTTATGATATGCATGGTTGGTCGTGCTTTCGGAACAGGGTGGTTTTATTTTGTTTAGCAAACTTGGTCAAGTAGGATACATTGTTAAGTACTCTCATGCATATAGTGACCTATAGTCAGACGTGGTTCTAGGGGGGTTCACTGGTTTCTAGAAATATCAGTCAGCTTTTAaaattgataaaaagtagttaaAACAGTTAAAGTTTAAGCATTAATATACTATATTAAGTAAGATTTAATGATCAAATTGCACAAAGTACCTCTGCTACAAAATGATCCAAAATTCCTTTTCCCGCTGAACCTAAAGTTCCTCTAAAAATAAACTATTTAATTTATTAGCATGATTTTACTTAGCCAATAGGCTGGCAAAGTAACTGCTTTTCAACCTTAGAGTTGGAAACCAGCCAGCGTATTCTCTAGAACTTCCTCCCTTGCCtatagttataattatatatatatatcatttaGTTGTTTGTTAGCTACATGTGTATTATACTTTGGTAAGATAGTAAGAAAACTCATTTAATAGTAGATAGATTGTTAGGGTAGGAAGAAGGTGCCATGTGCTATCTTGAAAGATGTTTTCTGAGTGAACGTGCTTATGTCACCTTGAGAATTGGCTTTTCTCCTCActttatttaattaattaagggTGGTTCTTTTGCACACAAATAGTACTTGATGTGGCAACCTTGTCATTTTCTGTGCTGCCTGTCattcaaataatattattacactaCTCACTACCTGGCAGAATTTCCTATAATACAATGAAATGTTTCTAAATGTGTAGCTATCATCATAGTTCTATCAAGCTCCAATATCCAACTACGTACCTTTAATCAACAAACATTTCATTGAGCAAACAAACGGGAACATTGCATCATGTGGTCACACTTTCCATAAAGGTATCAAGTGCCAACTATGTGAAATAATGCTGCCATCCACTATGATGTTGGTTGAGCCTGTACGATGTGCTTAACATAGCTAGTCTTGGGAACCTAAATTGGATAATATAATGAAATCCCATTACTGCATGTGGTTATCATACACTGGATTAGTACCCATCAGTAAAGTTTTAACTCTATGCTGATCATTCTTTTTTTGTTTACCATATATAAATAGCTGCATGTACATAATGTGAattcatgtagctatatgtacacTAACAAAAGAaaatataaaaattataaaaaCTTAGATAAGatgatattaaaaatttaatgttTGGTGGATTCCCTTAAATCACTCAAAATTCCACACCATTGTGGATTTGATTGCTAAGGAAACGATTATGAATGAACATATGTTGTAGAGCTAGGCCACTAGTAAATTCTCATCTTCAACTACAGTAGCCTGAGTGGTATTTAGCTTCATCTCACATGTGTTATCTCCCACTGGTACAGATACCTGTAAACAAATAATTGAAATTGGTATGACAATAGTATCATACAGTGTTTGCACCTTCCCAtgaaaaaaatattgaccagataCCAACTTCACAATGCCTTGGTAACCCAAAATTCTTAACATAAGTTACTACAAATATTTAGCACATTTTtaaactgactgactaactactAACTGATGCTCAGACAATAATGGCGAAGGCtatatacaggcttgatttttatTGGTGTTAGATGTCGATATAGTTGCCTCCTGGCATAAGACTGTATGCATCATGGAACCTTTGTATCCCAATTTAttcactgacagtgcaaggtatcaattcatggtagcacatCAAAAGCTTCATGTTGCATCATAAAAGAATAAAACAAAAACTGTCTGTAATTTCACAACACGCTCCCAACAGTTGGAAGTAAACAGATAGGTTGTGGGCTAGCTTCATGTGTAAGGCTGTGTAATAGGCAGGACATGGTTGAAAACTATGCAAAATGGCTAGATTACTTATTTAGTGAAGGAGTTAACATTTTGTTATACAACTCATATATACATCTGCTATATTATGAATTATGTTAcagaaaaaagttaacaaagaaattttacaagctagtatAGGGATCATTAAAATACAAAGAAACCTGTAAtgcaaatttaatccctactttagctaTGCTCTGGCTAAAGAgagaattaaatttgcactACAGGTGATGATCCATccttgtttaagcactttttattgtaatgatccctACCTTAATATTGATATTGTGGATGTGTATTTCTAGCCACCACaagtcagccattgagcagaccacagaACAACACAAAGAAGACAGATAGCCTAAGAAGTGAGTAACTTATAGTCCTAACTATATAATAGCTTACTcactgtcccaatagcaaagttagtaggCTTAATGTAGTACAAATAAATACTAAAACCCAAAACCAGTACCTTAATATTGACATTGTGTCAATTTATAAAGATTCTATGACGGTTATGTTCCATGACTTCCAGGACCTAGCAAAGCAGTTACAACACACATTAGCTTAATTATTTAGTACTAACACTTCAATGAATTCCACAAATTGCATCCCTTTTAAAGAGATGATGTGTTTAACAGTTAATGATATCAGGTTAAtgtatgagccttatccacaatgacgttttatgacatcatgagaataaaaatggccgcgatagttgggggactgttatacaagcgcctatggagaaaaatttttgattgctcatatttcagccaggaaAGAAGATATCGAGTTCTAAACAAAAGGTGCAGTCAAGTTTTATATAAGACATTACGATAAATGAGTTTTGTCGCATTTCAAATTTTTTCTAAATAGCGTACGTTTTCAAtagcttttgttactttataaccatacctgtcaGTTAATGGTCAATATCTCCATGCTTAGTGAGCGATCAAAAATTTATCTCCATAGAAGCCTGTATAACAGTCCCCAACTATcgcggccatttttattctcgtgatgtcataaaacgtcattgtggatatggcTCAttaaacttttttgtaaaattactaGTAGGTTATTGTGATTATCTTTTTCACTTGTTTTTGCATGTTGAGCCAACAAACATCAGGGATGGATCCAGGGTCAGAGGTATACACCAGGGTAGTAGATGTGTGTaggcagggggtctggggagcTGTATGCACCCTAAAGCTATAGTCTATAGACATTAACATTATTTGTGTACTATTTTCTGAGTACATGGTCTTCATTAAACAAGCCAATGACAGTGATGATTTGTATGAGTCATTTATGGTCCTGAATTAGTGTGTCATGTAGTTTTGGAATACAAAGGACAGCCACTGCTCAGTATAAAAGCTTGCATTTTGCAGCACCACCACATATGCCCTGAGCATAAATATTTAGCCTCCTATAGGATTATCTGTGCtgcatgtggtgactgttccaTCATAGTATTCAAATTTCTGTGATTAGAGGATGGAGAAGGGTTAAGGGGAAGGTAATTTTCTCCTTGTGCCCCCTCTGTACAATTGCTTAGTTGAATACCACTATAAAAGTATGTAGAAGTATGAATGTGGGAAAAAAAACTTTGCAGGCATTGTTTAAAGTTCAACAATGAACTATGGCTAAGGAAACTAGAGAAAGAATCTCTTACTGGGGACAAAGATCTGTCAATACCTTTTCTATATCTTGCCGGTCACTGAACAAAGGTACAAAATAAAAAGACACTAGTATATATCAGGGGCACTTAAGCCTTGCAGTGCTTGTGGGCTCCTAATATTATGTTTTGCTCACCTGGCCGTGTGAACCATCAGGGAAATGACCTATACATAGCGGTGGGTTATCAGCAGTTAAATCAGTACCCAATTCAGTGGTAAATGACTTGACATCATTTTGTCTTCTACAATTACACTCCTTCTCTTTTACTTCAATCTGTGTAAATCCTTCATACTTTGTTTGAGTGGTCTCCTCAAATGATtgttggtatactgtatctaatAGTCCATGACTGTCAACTTGTAGACCAGCAACCTTAATAGGAGTATCCTCTTGAAGAGCATGATTCTGAAGTACAGAGTATATAGTTATATAAGTGTTATGACAAATTTGACATGACAGCTACTACGTATGCATAACACAGTAGTTGCAATGACCTTTGACCTATACTAAGTGTTCACTATAATGTTTGTGAACAATACAAAAAGCAGAGGTAACTGCATGGGGTAGTGCAAAAGCAGTTAATTATAATCACTTATGGACAACATTTTACACAAGCCCAATTTACCCATGTAATTTTCTCTTTGGTAAAAAACTTAGTATTagatttacacacacacacacacatatatatatatatatatatgtacacacacatatatattacCTGCTGTGTAGAGTGGTTAATGGGGTCAGGTATACCAAGGAAAGCTGCCTGCAGTGTGGACAGTAGTGGCTCCTCTCGTATTTCTTCTTCATCAGAATAAGGATTGCTCACCTGGGAGATCTGTTCATTTGCCAACAATTGTGGTGATTCATGTGGTAATTCTTGTGCAAATGAAGTGGTTATTGCTAATAGTGAGTGATCACTGTAGTGTGACTCTTC
The nucleotide sequence above comes from Dysidea avara chromosome 3, odDysAvar1.4, whole genome shotgun sequence. Encoded proteins:
- the LOC136248900 gene encoding uncharacterized protein, with the translated sequence MLCNDMFLSHKESMNDCVSTNTTHSTFQQLRTKRFKKNGLVNCLVTIGSLIALMVECVVILLTTQKKIFKHNSYKEKSVRKKVKQFLTTDYVNVTEVIQIYPLGLVTSPKPKRKAQNQSYNGRDTNVQSTEVTSNSVRSNSPDASLSGRHENLRNNLPDDVIILTPSEESHYSDHSLLAITTSFAQELPHESPQLLANEQISQVSNPYSDEEEIREEPLLSTLQAAFLGIPDPINHSTQQNHALQEDTPIKVAGLQVDSHGLLDTVYQQSFEETTQTKYEGFTQIEVKEKECNCRRQNDVKSFTTELGTDLTADNPPLCIGHFPDGSHGQVSVPVGDNTCEMKLNTTQATVVEDENLLVA